GACCCGGGAACACCGTCAGCTCGACGCTTCCCTCCAGATCCTCCAGCGTCGCGAAGGCCATCCGCTCGCCGCTCTTGGTCGGGATCTCCTTGAGCGCGGTGACGTGGCCGAAGAGCACGATCCGCGAGCCGGGACTGCGCCCTTCCAGCTCACCGATCGAGGTGACACCGACGCGTTCGGCCAGAACCTTGAATCGGGTCAGCGGGTGACCGGAGAGGTAGAATCCGAGCACCTCCTTCTCGTAGGCCAAGAGCTGGTCGCTCTCCCACTCGGGGACCGAGTCTGGGGTTTCCGATTCCGGAGGTGGCGGGCGCAGCGACGGGGCTGAGGGTGCCGGACCGCGCTCCCCGTCGCGCATCAGATCAAACAGCGAGGTCTGCCCCTGCTGACGGTCGCGCTGGTGGCGCTGCCCGGCCTCGATGGCCTCGTCCAGGGAGGCGAGCAGCTCGGCGCGGGGCATGCCGAGCGAGTCGAAGGTGCCAGCCTTGATCAGGCTCTCGATCACGCGCCGGTTCACGAGGCGCAGGTCGACCCGGCTGCAGAAGTCCGCCAGCGACGCGAACGGGCCGCGCTCCTCGCGCGTCTTCAGGATCGAGGCGATCGCGGCTTCGCCCACGTTCTTGATGGCGGCCAGGCCGAACCGGATCGCCGTCCTGACCACGCTGAACTGGATGCCCGAGGAGTTCACGTCGGGCGGCAGCACCTGAATTCCCATCGCCCGGCACTCGTCGATGTACGTGACGATCTTGTCCGTGTCGCCCGTCTCGGAGGTAAGCAGGGCTGCCATGAACTCGACCGGGTAGTTCGCCTTGAGATAGGCGGTCTGGTACGCAACCATCGCGTACGCCGCACCGTGCGAGTTGTGGACGACAACACCATTGGCAATGAAGCTCTTTGCCCCCGGCACCTCGAAGTCATAGGTCGGCTCGGAGCCTTCCAGGGTGAACGCTTTGGGTCTGGACCAGCCGACGGAGGATCGTGACAGCGCGTCGAGCTGGGGCGACTCGAGCCGCTCGGCTAGGTACTCGAGCGTGTCCCGACGAATCCCCAGTTTCCTCCGGTCGGCAAAGAGCAATCCGTATGCGAGCCCGAGGTCCCGACAGCCTGCCTTGAGGCTTGGATACCGTTTCAGGATCGCTTCTCGGAGCTGTGGCCGGTAGAGTTCGGCCGGGATAATGTCCACGCTCCCGCGCGCGAGCAGCCTCCGCATACCTGCGTAGGAGTCCACGAGCTTGGCGAGCGCCGTCCGCTTTTTCCCAACCAGGCTCGGACCCACGAGTGTTTGGAACCGCCGGTACGCGGATCGGCCCCCGAGCAGGTTGACCGTGTACCCGACCCGCCGCCCGCCACGGTAGGAGAACACCTTCCGGTGAATCGTCGACGACAGACCGAGCTTGAGGAGGAGGCGGCGGACATCCTGTGCGAGCCCTTCGGATGATGTGGCGTAAAAGATGGATCGCGTGCCGGGGTGGATGCACCCATCGCCCTGGAACAGCTTCCCGACAAGCACCGCGATGACGTCCTGACTCCACCGGTCTACCAGCGGCGGGACCCGCTTCGTCAGCGCCCTCTTGCCCTGCAATCCGCACTCATGGAAGAGGAACTCCACGGCTCCGGACGGACGCTTTGGATTAATTCGCACGGGACGGACCGATCGGGTGCTCCGGTCGGCACGAGCCTCGACCCGGGGGGAGGTATTCGGGAAGGCGGAGAGGATCGCCTCCATGTCCCCGATCTCGTCCGGGTCCTTGGAGTAGAGGTAGAAATGGCCTTCGTAGCCCAGGCTCCCCTCCGCAAGGGCGTAGCCGAGCAGGGCCGGGAGGTGTGACGGGACCCGCTGGCTCCCACAGGGGAGCTCGCGCACCACCGCCACGAAATCGCGCGCGGTGAGGTCCTCCGTGCTCACCCATCCGCGCTGGGTGAAGAGCGGATGATCGGCGGTGCAGCGCAGCGTCATGCCGTTGGCAAGCCTGAGGCGGCCGACCCGTCTGGTTCCGCTCGGCCTGACGCCGGACGCACGGAACGGCCCGTCCTTTGTCAGGACAACGTCTCCTGCTCGGACCTCGGTGATCGGCTTCAGCGTGCCGTCGGCCATCTCGATCAGGACGTCGGCGGTGACGCACTTGTTGAAGCCGTAGCCGGCGAACTTTTCCATCATGTCCCAGATCTTCTCGGCCTTCTTCTCCAGGACGCCATGCGCCTTGCATCCCTCAACAAACTTACGCCGCTGTTGGACCATGAGCTCTCGGTCCTTCTTCCCCATGGCGCGGCGGAGCGTGTCGGCCTCGCCCATCGTGAAGCCGGCCATCTCCGAAGCGATCTGCATCACCTGCTCCTGGTAGAGCATGATCCCGTACGTCTCGCGCAGGTACTTCTCCATCAGCGGGTGCTCGTAGGCGATCTTCGAGCGCCCGTGCCGCCGGTTGATGAACTCCGGGATCAGCTCCATGGGGCCCGGCCGGTAGAGAGAGACGATGGCGATCAGGTCTTCCAGGCGCTCGGGCTTGAGGCCCCGCAGGATGTCGCGCATCCCCGGGGACTCGAGCTGGAACACGCCGAAGGTCTTGGCCTCGGAGAGCAGCTGGTAGGTCTTCGTGTCGTCCAAAGGAATCGCATCCGGGTCGAAGGAGAGCCCCCGGGTGGCGGCGACCAGCTTCGCGGTGTTCGCGATCACGGTGAGGGTCCGCAGCCCGAGGAAGTCCATCTTCAGGAGGCCGATCCTCTCGATCGCCTCCATGGCGTAGCCGGTCACGATCTCGTTCTTCTTGGGATCCTTGTAGAGCGGGATGTGCTCGACCAGGGGCTCGTCCGAGATCACCACGCCCGCCGCGTGGGTCGAGGCGTGGCGGGTACACCCCTCGAGCGCCCTGGCGACCTCCCAGAGCTCGGCTACCTCGGGTTGGCTCCGCACCAGCTCCGCCAGGGCCGGCGACTTGGAGAGCGCCTCCTCCAGGGTGATATTGAGCTGGTTGGGCACCAGCTTGGCGATCCGGTCGACCTCGTTGTAGGCTATCCCGAGCGCGCGGCCGACGTCACGGATCACGGCTTTGGCCCCGAGCGTCCCGAAGGTGATGATCTGGGCCACGTTCTCCCTGCCGTATCGGGTGGCGACGTACTCGATCACCTCGTCCCGGCGGTCGTCGGAAAAGTCGATGTCCATATCGGGCATCGAGACGCGCTCGGGGTTCAGGAAGCGCTCGAAGAGGAGACCGTAACGCGTCGGATCGATGCTGGTGATCCCGAGGGAGTACGCCGTGACCGAGCCGGCCGAGGAGCCGCGTCCCGGCCCGACCGCGATGCCCCGGGACTTCGCGAAGCGGATGAAGTCCCACACGACCAGGAAGTAGCCGGCGAAGCCCATCTTCTCGATGACCGCGAGCTCGTGCTTCAGCCGATCCGCGACCGCGTCCGGTGGTGAGGCCCCGTACCGGCGGCGGAGCCCCTCCCAGGCCAGCTGCTCCAGGTAGCTCTCGGCCGAGTGCCCCGCCGGAACCTGATAGCGGGGTAGGTGGAACTGGTCGAAGGCCAGCTCGAGGTTGCAGCGCTCGGCGACAGCCAGGCTGTTCCGGTAGGCCTCCGGCACTTCCGTGAACACCTGGCGCATCTCTTCGGCGGCCTTCAGGTAGAAGTGCTCGGAGGAGAAGCGCCACCGGTTCGGATCCCGGACGGTCGTTCCGGTCTGAATGCAGAGGAGCACCTCGTGGGCCCGCGCGTGGCCAGCTTCGAGGTAGTGGGAGTCGTTGGTCCCGACGACGGGAGCACCGATCGCCCGGCCGATCCTCAGCGTCCCCTCGGTCACCCTCGGCTGCTCGGGGAGGCCGTGGGACTGGACCTCCATGAAGTAGTAGTCCTTCCCGAAGACCTCCTGGTGCCACCCGGCGACTTCGCGAGCCTTCCGCTCCTCGCCCTGCGAGAGCAGGCGCGAGACCTCCGAGTTCAAGCACCCGGACAGGGCGACGAGCCCGTGGGCGTGCTGGGCGAGGAGCTCCCGATCCACGCGCGGCTTGTAGTAGAAGCCTTCGAGGTATGCCTTCGAGACAAGCTTGATCAGGTTCTGATAGCCCTGACGGTTCCGGGCGAGGACCGTCAGGTGGTTAGCGCCTTCGTACTGACCGTCCACGTTGGCCCGCCCGAACCGGCTGCCCGGGGCGACGTAGAGCTCGGCGCCGATGATGGGCTTGATCCCGGCCTTCTGGCACGCCAGATAGAAATCGATGGCGCCGAAGAGGTTACCGTGGTCGGTCAGGGCCAGCGCGGGGAAGCGGAGCTCCCGCGCCCGCGCGACCAGCGCGTCCAGGCGGCTGGCGCCGTCGAGGAGGCTGTACTCGGAGTGCACATGGAGGTGGACGAAATCCGCGTGCTCCCGCATAGGCGCCTCAGGCGATCGGGACCACGGCGTCCTCGGGTGGCTTCGCCGGAAACAGCTCTGGATGGATCAGGTGGGCCAGGTACTCCAGGCCTTCAACGAGCCGCGGCCCGGATCGGTTGTAGTAGGCGTGACCGTTCACCGCGTACGCGCGCCCAGCCTTCACCGCCGGGACATCGCCCCAGCCGGGACGCCCGGTGACGAGGTCGAGCTCCTTCAGCGTCCGGGGAATGTCGAAGCCGCACGGCATCAGGACCAGCACCTCGGGCTGCGCCGCCAGCACCAGCTCCCAGGTAATCTTTCGCGAGGGTTCGCCCCGAGCCGCCAGCACATCCCGCCCCCCGGCGAGTTCCACCAACTCGGGCACCCAGTGGCCCGCCGTGTAGACCGGGTCGAGCCATTCGAGACAGGCCACGCCGGGCAGCGTCACCGCTTCCTTGGCCCGCTCGGCGATCGTTTCGATCCGGTGGCGGAGTCCGGACACGAGCGCCCTCGCCCGCTCTGCGACGCCAGCCGCCACCGCCACACGCTGGATATCCCGAAGCATATCGCCGAGAAATCGCGGGTCCAATGCGAGGATCTCGGGCTTTTTCGGAAACTGCTGGATCGCGAGGCTAACGTCACGATAGCCCACCGCGCAGACATCGCACAACTCCTGGGTCAGGATCAGGTCCGGATCTGCCGCCCGGAGCCCTTCGACATCCAGCTCGTATATGCTCCGGCCCTCACGCACTCGCCGGGCGATGAGCGTGTCGATCTCCGGACTTCCGAGGGACTTGGGCTCGAGGCACGGGCGAGTCAAGACCGGCTTCCCGACGATGTCGGGCGGGAAGTCGCACTCGTGGCTGATCCCTGCCAGCTGCTCGGTTAACCCCAAGGCCGCCGCGATCTCGCTGGCGCTCGGCAAGAGGGAGACGATGCGCATCACGCGTTCCAGCTAAGCACGGCCAGGTTCGCGCGACAGCAATTCCTTGAGCAAGGCCCGAGTCTTTTCCTCCTCCTGGATGACCAGCCCCGCGACCGCGCGAGTCATCCGCGAGATCTCGCCCGCGGCCCTGAGCCCCCGGACGGCTAGGATCACGAGCGTGATGAGGCCGGCGAGTTGCACGAGGCCGTTCACCACGACGATCCAGGTCAGCCCGTCAAGTGTCATTGCTACTCCCACTCGATCGTGCTCGGGGGCTTGGAGGAGACGTCGAAGACGACGCGGTTCACCCCCTTCACCTCGTTGATGATGCGGTTGGAGATCTTGCCCAGCAGATCGTACGGGAGCCGCGCCCAGTCTGCCGTCATCGCGTCCTGGCTCATGACGGCCCGCAGCGCGATAACCTGCGCGTAAGTCCGGAAATCGCCCATCACCCCCACCGTCTTCACCGGGAGGAGGACCGCGAAGGCCTGCCAGAGCTCCCGTTCGAGGCCGGCCCGACGCACCTCCTCCTGGACGATCGCATCGGCCTCCCTGAGCAGCCCCAGACGTTCCTCGGTGACGTCGCCCAGCACGCGGATCGCGAGCCCGGGTCCCGGAAACGGCTGGCGCCACACGATCTCGGGCGGCAACCCCAGGAGCTCTCCCACCTGCCGGACCTCGTCCTTGAACAGCTCGCGGAGGGGTTCCAGGAGCTTGAACTTCATCCGCGTGGGAAGCCCGCCCACGTTGTGGTGGGTCTTGATCGTGGCCGATGGCCCCTTCGCCGACACCGATTCGATCACGTCGGGGTAGAGGGTTCCCTGGGCGAGCCAGGGGATGTCGCCCAGCTTCCGCGCCTCTTCCTCGAACACCGCGATGAACTCGGCGCCGATCCGCTTCCGCTTGAGCTCTGGATCGACGACCCCGTTGAGCTGGTCGAGAAAGCGCTTGGAGGCGTCCACGTGGACGAGGTTCATCTTGAAGTGGTCCTGGAAGGTGTGCAGCACGCTTGCGGCCTCGCCCTTCCGCAGGAGCCCGTTGTCAACGAAGATGCAGGTGAGCCGGTCGCCGATGGCCTTGTGGACGAGCACCGCGACGACGGACGAGTCCACGCCGCCCGACAGAGCGCAGAGGACCTGTTCGTCGCCCACCTTCCTCCTGATCTCGGGGATGACCGCATCGACGAACGACGCCATCGACCAGGTCGGGTTGGCCTCGCAGAACGCGAGAAAGTTCTGGAGGATCGTCCGCCCCTGCCGCGTGTGGACCACCTCCGGGTGGAACTGGACAGCGTACAGGCGCCGCCGCGGGTCCGCCATGGCCGCGACCGGGCAGTTCTCGGTCGAGGCCAGGGAGACGAATCCCCTGGGCGGACGCATCACCGTGTCCCCGTGGCTCATCCAGACGATGATGGACGTCCCGCGCTCGGGCCTGACCCCGTCGAGGAGCCCCTGGCTCCCCAGGAGCTTCAGGTCCGCCCGGCCGTACTCCCGGCGATCGGCGGGGACGACGTGGCCGCCCAGGAGGTAGGCCATGGCCTGCATCCCGTAGCAGATGCCGAGGACCGGCAGGTCGAGCTCGAACAACCGCCGTGGAGGAAGCGGCGCCCCTTCCTCGTAGACGCTGGACGGCCCGCCCGAGAGGATGATCCCCTTGTACTCCCCGGTCAGGAGCGCCTCCACCGGGTGGGTCGGCGGGAGGATCTCCGAGTAAACGGAGAGCTCACGGATGCGGCGCGCGATGAGCTGAGTGTACTGGGACCCGAAGTCGACAATCGCGATCTTGTCCACGACGAACCCTGGAGCGGGTCAGGCGCTCACGGTCGAGGCACCGGGCACCCGGCCTGCGTCCTTGCCCTCTCACATTCTCTCCGGGGCGCCGCCGACCCCGGTCCCCTCACCCCCACGCGCGGGCGAGGTTCCGCGCTCAACTCGTTCCGCGCGTCAGCGCGGCGTTCCCAGCTTCTGGGCGCGCTGGAAGATCTTCCCTTCGGTCTTGATCGCCGGCGCGATGATCAGCTCGGTGAGCTGGAGCTCGCGGATGGTCCGGGCCCCCACCGAGCCCATGCAGGTCCGGATCGCGCCGACCAGGTTCATCGTCCCATCATCGGTGAAGGCCGGACCAAAGAGGATCTGCTCGAGGAGCCCCACCACGCCGACACGGATCCGGGTGCCGCGGGGGAGATTCTGGTGAGGTGTGGCCATGCCCCAGTGGTACCCGCGGCCCGGCGCCTCCTCGGCCCGGGCGAACGCCGAACCGATCATGACAGCATCAGCCCCGGCAGCGAGAGCCTTGCAGATGTCGCCGCCGGTGGTCATCCCGCCGTCGGTGATGATCGGGACGTACCGCCCCCTCTGCTTGAGGTAAAAATCCCGGGCGGCCGCCGAGTCGGCCGTGGCCGTCACCTGCGGAACGCCGAGTCCCAGGACCTCGCGGCTCGTGCAGGCCGCGCCCGGCCCGACGCCGATGAGGAGCGCATCCACGCCGCACTCCATGAGCTCGAGGCACGCCTCGTAGGTGACCACATTCCCCACGATGAGGGGGATCGAGAGGTTCTTCTTCAGCTTCCGGAAGTCGAGGGGCGTGTACTCGGTGGCGATGTGGCGCGCCGTGGTCACCGTCGACTGGACGACGAAGATGTCGGCCCCGGCTTCCTCCGCGATCTTGGCGAAACGCTCGGCGCGCTGCGGGATCGACGAGACCGCCGCCGGCCCCCCGCCCTTCTTGATCTCGGTGATCCCCTTGTGGATCAGCTCCTCCTTGATGGGCTCGCCGTAGATCGACTGGATGATCTTCGTGGCCTCTTCGAGGCTCGCCGACACGATCCGGTCGAGCACCGCCTCGGGGTCCTCGTAGCGCGCGAAGATGCCTTCCAGGTTCAGCACCGCCAGGCCGCCGAGCCGTCCCATCTCCACCGCCAGCCGCGGCCCAACCACGCCATCCATGGCCGCGGCGATGATCGGGATCTCGAAGCGCCGCCCGCAGATGTCCCAGGAGATGTCCACCTCGTTGGGGTTGACGGTCACCGTTCCCGGAACCAGGGAAATGTCATCGAAGCCATAGGCGACCCGCGCCTTTCGCCCCCGGCCGACCCACATGCCCATCTGCGCGTCTCCTTATCCCTCGTCGGGACGAGGCCCTGTATCTAGGCCACAGTTCGCAGGACCATACAATATTTGGGGTAGTATAGCGACGCAGGCCGGCACTGTCAAGCGTCCGGCCTCCGGCTAGCTCCGGCTCCGGGCCTGCTCGTAGATGATCCTGATCCCCTCCAGTGCCAGGTCGGCGTTCACCTGCTGGATCGTCCGCGCGACCTCCTGGATCAGTCCGGCCAGCCCGCCGGTCGCGACGACCGTTGCGGGCCCGCCCAGCTCGGCCCGCATCCGCTCCACCAGCCCGTCCACCAGCCCCGCGTACCCGTAGATGATCCCCGACTGGATGTTGGTGATCGTGTTCCGGCCGATCGCGTCCTTGGGGCGGACCAGCTCCACCCGGAAGAGGCGCGCCGCCTTCGAGATCAGCGCCTCGGAGGCGACGACGATCCCCGGAGCGATCGCCCCGCCGACGAACTCGCCGCGCGCGTTCACGCAGTCGAAGGTGGTGGCGGTGCCGAAGTCGATCACGATGAGCGGCGCGGGGCCGTAGAGCTCGAGGGCGCCGACCGCGTCCACGACGCGATCGGGGCCGACCTCGGCCGGGTTCTCGACCCGGAGCGGCATCGCGACGTTGACGCCCGGCTCCACGCTGAACGGGAGGAACCCGAAGTACTTCTCGCACATCCATTCGAGGGTCTGCTGGACGGGCGGGACGACGTTGGAGATCGCCACGGCGCTGATCTGGCGCGGCTCGAGTGCGCGGCCCTGCAACAGGGTCTGGATGAAGACCCCGTACTCGTCGGCGGTCTGTTCGCGCCGGCTCGTCAGACGCCAGGAGACGCACAGGCGCCGGCCCTCGAAAACCCCGACGACCGTGTTCGTGTTGCCGACGTTCATGACGAGCAGCATTGGCTCTCCTCCTCTAGATCGTCGGAGGGGGGCTTTGCCCCCCTTCCGATGCCTCCCCCCGGGAGGGGTCGCGCGGGCCGGGTACCCATGCCGGAGGCATGGGTGCGCGCTCGGAGCGCTTCGCTCCGGAGCGCGAGAACACGCGGGCGGGAGAGGCCTTTTTCAGCATCCTGTTAGCGGAGCTCGCCGGCGACGAGCCTCACACGGGTCCCCTCCCGCGTGCGCACGATCAGCGCGCCATCCGCGTCCAGGTCCTCGGCGACGCCCGTCACGCCGGCCGTGCTGACCGGCTGCCCCAGCGTGAGGGAAGCCCGGCACCAGCCCGCGCGCACGGGCGCGAAGCCCTCCCGAAGGTAGCGCGCGTACCACCGGTCCAGGGATCCGAGAAGCGCCTCCAGGATGGCTTCCCGGTCCAGCATCAGCCTGGCCTCGAGGGCCAGGGAGGTGACGCGGGGAGCCAGGTCGGCGGGAAACTCGGTCTGGTTCACGTTGATCCCGAGGCCGAGAGTCACATGCTCGACGCGCTCACCCGCCGTGACGGCCTCGGCGAGAATCCCGCCCAGTTTCCGCTCGCCGACCTGGAGGTCGTTTGGCCAGCGGATCCCGACTGCGACGCCCGTCGCCAGCGTGAGCGCCTCGGCGGCCGCCACCACCGCGAGAAGGGAGAGCTGGGGGACTCGTGCCGGCGGAATCTCGGGGCGCAGCAGAACCGAGACCAGGAGGTTGGCTCCGGGCGCATCGAGCCACTGCCGGCCGTGACGACCCCGCCCCCGGGTCTGATGGTCGGCCACGACGACCGTCCCCTCTGGAGCCCCGGCTTCGGCCAGGCGGCGAAGCTCGTCCTGGGTCGAGGTGGCGGCCTGAAACGCATGGAAGGCGCGCCCCAGCCGGCCGATGGGCAGGCGCGCGGCAAGTCCGGGGAAGAGCCGGCCGGAAGACGGCGCGTCAGCCAGCGTGCTTAGCGGCGTCGAGGCGTCCGACACTCTCGAGCAACTTGTCGCGGAGCGTTCGCTGCGCGGTCAGGCGGGTCGTCTCCCGCTCGACCACCTCCGCCGGAGCTCGCTCGCGAAACTCACGCCGGTCGAGCTTGGCCTCCAGGAAGCGGACCTCGTCCTCGGCCTTCCTGATCTCTTTCTGCAGACGCTGGCGCTCGGCAGTGAGGTCCACGAGCCCGGCCAGGGGGACGAAGCACTCTACCGGTCCCACGATGGCGAGAGCAGAGGCCGCCGGCCGGCTGGCCGCCGGGTCGACCGTCGCCTCGCAGCGTGCCAGGGCCTCGACCAGCGGGACCAGCGGGGTCAGGCGATCCGTCGCCTCCCGGCTGGCGGGCCGCAGGAGGACGCGGAGCGTGGTGGCGGGCTGAATCCGCATCTCGGCCCGAATGTTTCTGACCGCGGTGACGATCGCCATGAAGAGGTCCATCTCGCTCTCGGCATCGGGGTCCTCAGCCTTGCGCGAGGCCCTGGGGAACGCTGCCACCATGATCGAGTCCACCGCCCCGCGGCCCGCCGAGACCGGGCCGGCACCCGCGCTCCGCGTGCGGGCCCCTGCGCTCTGCGCAGGGAGCCGCTGCCAGATCTCCTCGGTGAGGAACGGCATGAACGGGTGCAGCAGCCGGAGCGTCGTCTCGAGCACCTCCACGCAGGTCCGCTGGGTGCGGGCGCGTGCGGCCAGGTCCGGCGACCGGTAGAGCGGGAGCTTGGCACACTCCAGGTACCAGTCGCAGTACTCGTGCCAGAGGAACTGGTAGACCGCGCTCGCAGCGTCGTTGAACCGGTAGGCGCCCACGGCTTTGCGAACGGCGCCGATCGTGCGCGCCAGGCGGCTCAGGATCCAGCGCTCTGCCAGCGTGGGCTCCGCCTTTCGGGCAAGCCGCGGCTCGTACCCCTCCAGGTTGGCGAGGACGAAGCGCGCGGCGTTCCAGAGCTTGTTGGCAAAGTTCCGGTAGCCCTCGATCCGCTCCTCGGCCAGGCGGATGTCACGCCCCTGGGCGGCCAGCGCCGCCAGGGTGAAGCGGAAGGCGTCGGTGCCGTACCGGTCCATCACCTCCAGCGGGTCGATCACGTTCCCGCGGGACTTGGACATCTTCTTCCCCTCGGGGTCGCGCAACAGGGCGTGGATGTAGACATCCCGGAACGGCACCTCACCCGTGAACTTGAGCCCCATCATGATCATGCGGGCGACCCAGAAGAACAGGATGTCGAAGCCCGTCACGAGGCAGGAGGTGGGGTAGAACGTCTTCAGCTCGGGAGTGTCCGCCGGCCAGCCGAGCGTCGAGAAGGGCCAGAGCGCCGAGGAGAACCAGGTGTCGAGGACATCGGTGTCCTGGCGGAGCGGGCCGCGGCAGTCCGGACACGCGGTGAGGTCAACGCGCGAGACGTGCGTGGCTCGGCAGCGATCGCAGTACCAGACCGGCAGGCGATGGCCCCACCAGAGCTGGCGCGACACGCACCAGTCCCGGATGTTCTCCATCCACTGGAAGTACGTCTTGCGCCACTGGCGGGGGACGATCTTGATCTTCCCGGCCCGGACCGCCTTGATCGCCGGCTCCGCCAGCGGCTTCATCCGCACGTACCACTGGGTCGAGACCAGCGGCTCCACTACAGTCTTGCAGCGGTAGCAGAGCCCGATGCTGTGGCGGTAGGGCTCCACCTTCTCGATGAGGCCCAGCGCCCGCATGTCCTCCACGATGCGCTTCCGGCACTCGAAGCGGTCCAGCCCCGCGTACTTGCCCGCGCGCTCGTTCATCCGGGCGTCGAAGCCGATGACCTGTCGGACCTCGAGGCCGTGCCGCTTGCCGATCTCGAAGTCGGCCGGGTCGTGGGCCGGGGTTACCTTCACGACGCCGGTGCCAAACTTCGGGTCTACGGCAGCGTCGGCCACCACCCTCATGGTGATCTCGCCCTCAACGGAGCGAACCGTCAGGGTCTGACCCACGTAGCGCGCGTAGCGCCGGTCTTTCGGGTGGACCGCCAGGGCAGTGTCGCCGAGCTTGGTCTCGGGACGGACCGTCGCGAGCGTCAGCGACCCGTACTTGATGTAGTACAGCTCGGCGTCGCGCTCCTCGTGCTCGACCTCCAGGTCCGAGAGCACGGTCTGGCAGCGGGGGCACCAGTTCACGATGTAGTCGCCGCGGTAGACGAGCCCCTCCTCCCACAGCCTGACGAAGACCTCGCGCACCGCCGCGGACAGGCCGGGGTCC
The DNA window shown above is from Candidatus Rokuibacteriota bacterium and carries:
- a CDS encoding type III pantothenate kinase, encoding MLLVMNVGNTNTVVGVFEGRRLCVSWRLTSRREQTADEYGVFIQTLLQGRALEPRQISAVAISNVVPPVQQTLEWMCEKYFGFLPFSVEPGVNVAMPLRVENPAEVGPDRVVDAVGALELYGPAPLIVIDFGTATTFDCVNARGEFVGGAIAPGIVVASEALISKAARLFRVELVRPKDAIGRNTITNIQSGIIYGYAGLVDGLVERMRAELGGPATVVATGGLAGLIQEVARTIQQVNADLALEGIRIIYEQARSRS
- a CDS encoding GuaB3 family IMP dehydrogenase-related protein; amino-acid sequence: MGMWVGRGRKARVAYGFDDISLVPGTVTVNPNEVDISWDICGRRFEIPIIAAAMDGVVGPRLAVEMGRLGGLAVLNLEGIFARYEDPEAVLDRIVSASLEEATKIIQSIYGEPIKEELIHKGITEIKKGGGPAAVSSIPQRAERFAKIAEEAGADIFVVQSTVTTARHIATEYTPLDFRKLKKNLSIPLIVGNVVTYEACLELMECGVDALLIGVGPGAACTSREVLGLGVPQVTATADSAAARDFYLKQRGRYVPIITDGGMTTGGDICKALAAGADAVMIGSAFARAEEAPGRGYHWGMATPHQNLPRGTRIRVGVVGLLEQILFGPAFTDDGTMNLVGAIRTCMGSVGARTIRELQLTELIIAPAIKTEGKIFQRAQKLGTPR
- the dnaE gene encoding DNA polymerase III subunit alpha → MREHADFVHLHVHSEYSLLDGASRLDALVARARELRFPALALTDHGNLFGAIDFYLACQKAGIKPIIGAELYVAPGSRFGRANVDGQYEGANHLTVLARNRQGYQNLIKLVSKAYLEGFYYKPRVDRELLAQHAHGLVALSGCLNSEVSRLLSQGEERKAREVAGWHQEVFGKDYYFMEVQSHGLPEQPRVTEGTLRIGRAIGAPVVGTNDSHYLEAGHARAHEVLLCIQTGTTVRDPNRWRFSSEHFYLKAAEEMRQVFTEVPEAYRNSLAVAERCNLELAFDQFHLPRYQVPAGHSAESYLEQLAWEGLRRRYGASPPDAVADRLKHELAVIEKMGFAGYFLVVWDFIRFAKSRGIAVGPGRGSSAGSVTAYSLGITSIDPTRYGLLFERFLNPERVSMPDMDIDFSDDRRDEVIEYVATRYGRENVAQIITFGTLGAKAVIRDVGRALGIAYNEVDRIAKLVPNQLNITLEEALSKSPALAELVRSQPEVAELWEVARALEGCTRHASTHAAGVVISDEPLVEHIPLYKDPKKNEIVTGYAMEAIERIGLLKMDFLGLRTLTVIANTAKLVAATRGLSFDPDAIPLDDTKTYQLLSEAKTFGVFQLESPGMRDILRGLKPERLEDLIAIVSLYRPGPMELIPEFINRRHGRSKIAYEHPLMEKYLRETYGIMLYQEQVMQIASEMAGFTMGEADTLRRAMGKKDRELMVQQRRKFVEGCKAHGVLEKKAEKIWDMMEKFAGYGFNKCVTADVLIEMADGTLKPITEVRAGDVVLTKDGPFRASGVRPSGTRRVGRLRLANGMTLRCTADHPLFTQRGWVSTEDLTARDFVAVVRELPCGSQRVPSHLPALLGYALAEGSLGYEGHFYLYSKDPDEIGDMEAILSAFPNTSPRVEARADRSTRSVRPVRINPKRPSGAVEFLFHECGLQGKRALTKRVPPLVDRWSQDVIAVLVGKLFQGDGCIHPGTRSIFYATSSEGLAQDVRRLLLKLGLSSTIHRKVFSYRGGRRVGYTVNLLGGRSAYRRFQTLVGPSLVGKKRTALAKLVDSYAGMRRLLARGSVDIIPAELYRPQLREAILKRYPSLKAGCRDLGLAYGLLFADRRKLGIRRDTLEYLAERLESPQLDALSRSSVGWSRPKAFTLEGSEPTYDFEVPGAKSFIANGVVVHNSHGAAYAMVAYQTAYLKANYPVEFMAALLTSETGDTDKIVTYIDECRAMGIQVLPPDVNSSGIQFSVVRTAIRFGLAAIKNVGEAAIASILKTREERGPFASLADFCSRVDLRLVNRRVIESLIKAGTFDSLGMPRAELLASLDEAIEAGQRHQRDRQQGQTSLFDLMRDGERGPAPSAPSLRPPPPESETPDSVPEWESDQLLAYEKEVLGFYLSGHPLTRFKVLAERVGVTSIGELEGRSPGSRIVLFGHVTALKEIPTKSGERMAFATLEDLEGSVELTVFPGPFRTAAPLLRSREPILVRGRVDETERGRVVLAEDIRPLVEERVPAVSPPDPFDPGPLPRACRIRVRVRGDADTLLEQIRACCAEHRGSVPLFLHLLLPEQEVVILARELSVDPVPELTTKVEALLGPGSLLVEHARGR
- a CDS encoding cobalamin-binding protein, which translates into the protein MRIVSLLPSASEIAAALGLTEQLAGISHECDFPPDIVGKPVLTRPCLEPKSLGSPEIDTLIARRVREGRSIYELDVEGLRAADPDLILTQELCDVCAVGYRDVSLAIQQFPKKPEILALDPRFLGDMLRDIQRVAVAAGVAERARALVSGLRHRIETIAERAKEAVTLPGVACLEWLDPVYTAGHWVPELVELAGGRDVLAARGEPSRKITWELVLAAQPEVLVLMPCGFDIPRTLKELDLVTGRPGWGDVPAVKAGRAYAVNGHAYYNRSGPRLVEGLEYLAHLIHPELFPAKPPEDAVVPIA
- the guaA gene encoding glutamine-hydrolyzing GMP synthase encodes the protein MDKIAIVDFGSQYTQLIARRIRELSVYSEILPPTHPVEALLTGEYKGIILSGGPSSVYEEGAPLPPRRLFELDLPVLGICYGMQAMAYLLGGHVVPADRREYGRADLKLLGSQGLLDGVRPERGTSIIVWMSHGDTVMRPPRGFVSLASTENCPVAAMADPRRRLYAVQFHPEVVHTRQGRTILQNFLAFCEANPTWSMASFVDAVIPEIRRKVGDEQVLCALSGGVDSSVVAVLVHKAIGDRLTCIFVDNGLLRKGEAASVLHTFQDHFKMNLVHVDASKRFLDQLNGVVDPELKRKRIGAEFIAVFEEEARKLGDIPWLAQGTLYPDVIESVSAKGPSATIKTHHNVGGLPTRMKFKLLEPLRELFKDEVRQVGELLGLPPEIVWRQPFPGPGLAIRVLGDVTEERLGLLREADAIVQEEVRRAGLERELWQAFAVLLPVKTVGVMGDFRTYAQVIALRAVMSQDAMTADWARLPYDLLGKISNRIINEVKGVNRVVFDVSSKPPSTIEWE